One Procambarus clarkii isolate CNS0578487 unplaced genomic scaffold, FALCON_Pclarkii_2.0 HiC_scaffold_135, whole genome shotgun sequence genomic region harbors:
- the LOC123752461 gene encoding uncharacterized protein: MWGMLTASLCCSCEDNDKDITLCEDNDKYITLCKDNDKYITLCKDNDKYITLCKDNDKYITLCKDNDKYITLCKDNDKYITLSKDNDKYITLCKDNDKCITLCEDNDKCITLCEDNDKCITLCEDNDKCITLCEDNDKCITLCEDNDKYITLCEDKDQHKTRCKDNEKCKENELKAMSREPVSKTTTSTTHIVYNNNNNNKC; encoded by the coding sequence TTGTGAAGACAACGACAAGGATATAACACTTTGTGAAGACAACGACAAGTACATAACACTGTGTAAAGACAACGACAAGTACATAACACTGTGTAAAGACAACGACAAGTACATAACACTGTGTAAAGACAACGACAAGTACATAACACTGTGTAAAGACAACGACAAGTACATAACACTGTGTAAAGACAACGACAAGTACATAACACTGAGTAAAGACAACGACAAGTACATAACACTGTGTAAAGACAACGACAAGTGCATAACACTGTGTGAAGACAACGACAAGTGCATAACACTTTGTGAAGACAACGACAAGTGCATAACACTGTGTGAAGACAACGACAAGTGCATAACACTTTGTGAAGACAACGACAAGTGCATAACACTGTGTGAAGACAACGACAAATACATAACACTTTGTGAAGACAAAGACCAACACAAAACAAGGTGTAAAGACAACGAAAAGTGCAAAGAAAATGAGTTGAAAGCAATGAGTAGAGAACCAGTGTCAaagacaacgacaagtacgacacACATtgtgtacaacaacaacaacaacaacaagtgttgA